In Streptomyces sp. NBC_00448, the following are encoded in one genomic region:
- a CDS encoding HoxN/HupN/NixA family nickel/cobalt transporter: MSRAEWTRLGGMAAFIVALHVIGWFTLAVIVAPHHYKTGTGVFGVGIGVTAYTLGMRHAFDADHIAAIDNTTRKLMGEGKRPLSVGFWFSLGHSSIVFALAFLLSIGIKSLANPVAQDNSGLHDVTGWIGTTVSSTFLYAIALVNLLILAGIWKVFRRMRHGEFDEAALEDQLNNRGFMNRLLGRLMKSVTSPWQMYPIGLLFGLGFDTATEIALLVLAGSGAASGLPWYAILCLPVLFAAGMCLLDTIDGSFMNFAYEWAFSKPVRKVYYNLTITGLSVAVALIIGTVELLGLVADKANLHGAFWDWVGGLDLNIVGYVIVGLFFLTWAVALTVWKFGNIEEKWSTGLRATDTPAE; this comes from the coding sequence ATGTCGCGCGCCGAATGGACCCGGTTGGGCGGCATGGCCGCGTTCATCGTGGCGCTCCACGTCATCGGCTGGTTCACGCTCGCCGTGATCGTCGCACCGCACCACTACAAGACCGGCACCGGGGTGTTCGGCGTCGGCATCGGGGTGACCGCCTACACGCTCGGGATGCGGCACGCCTTCGACGCCGACCACATCGCGGCCATCGACAACACCACCCGCAAGCTGATGGGCGAGGGCAAGCGGCCGCTGTCGGTGGGCTTCTGGTTCTCCCTCGGCCACTCCTCGATCGTCTTCGCGCTGGCCTTCCTGCTCTCCATCGGCATCAAGTCGCTCGCCAACCCGGTCGCGCAGGACAACTCCGGCCTGCACGACGTCACCGGCTGGATCGGCACCACCGTCTCGAGCACGTTCCTGTACGCCATCGCGCTGGTCAACCTGCTGATCCTGGCCGGGATCTGGAAGGTCTTCCGGCGCATGCGGCACGGCGAGTTCGACGAGGCCGCGCTGGAGGACCAGCTCAACAACCGCGGCTTCATGAACCGCCTGCTCGGCCGCCTGATGAAGTCCGTCACCAGCCCCTGGCAGATGTACCCGATCGGCCTGCTCTTCGGCCTGGGCTTCGACACCGCCACCGAGATCGCGCTGCTCGTGCTGGCCGGCTCCGGCGCCGCCTCGGGCCTGCCCTGGTACGCGATCCTCTGCCTGCCCGTCCTCTTCGCCGCCGGGATGTGCCTGCTCGACACCATCGACGGCTCGTTCATGAACTTCGCCTACGAGTGGGCGTTCTCCAAGCCGGTCCGCAAGGTCTACTACAACCTCACCATCACCGGCCTGTCCGTCGCCGTCGCCCTCATCATCGGCACCGTCGAACTCCTCGGCCTCGTCGCCGACAAGGCGAACCTCCACGGCGCCTTCTGGGACTGGGTCGGCGGGCTCGACCTCAACATCGTCGGCTACGTCATCGTCGGCCTGTTCTTCCTCACCTGGGCCGTCGCCCTGACCGTCTGGAAGTTCGGCAACATCGAGGAGAAGTGGTCCACCGGGCTGCGCGCCACGGACACCCCCGCGGAATAG
- a CDS encoding class I SAM-dependent methyltransferase encodes MTGFDGNGFDESGSDESGRSIWSGRAVAYAESFAAVCAYPIGDLLDAVGAGPGVHLLDVGTGSGNVAAAAYARGARITAVDAEPGMVELTAQAVPTADVRVAELPSCPSPTPPSTR; translated from the coding sequence GTGACCGGGTTCGACGGCAATGGGTTCGACGAGAGCGGGTCCGACGAGAGCGGGCGCTCGATCTGGTCGGGGAGGGCCGTCGCGTACGCGGAGTCCTTCGCGGCGGTGTGCGCGTATCCGATCGGGGACCTGCTCGACGCCGTCGGGGCCGGTCCCGGCGTCCATCTGCTGGATGTCGGCACCGGGTCGGGGAACGTCGCCGCGGCGGCGTACGCGAGGGGCGCGCGGATCACCGCCGTCGACGCCGAACCGGGCATGGTCGAGCTCACCGCGCAGGCGGTGCCGACAGCCGACGTCCGTGTCGCCGAACTGCCGTCCTGCCCTTCGCCGACGCCACCTTCGACGCGGTGA
- a CDS encoding methyltransferase domain-containing protein, producing the protein MTANFVLDHVGRPRRALAELNRVTRPGGRIAVTVWCVPAGSGQALLGRATEAAGVRRPPHRAVLPPETDFPRTERGLLDLLPAAGLARPSCRTLAWDHLTSAGQWWQGAASGVGFTGHLIAAQPAATRAEIKRHFDLLSAGFTTPDGRLALPHQALLAGATAQPGPVPVPRTG; encoded by the coding sequence GTGACCGCCAACTTCGTGCTGGACCACGTCGGCCGGCCGCGGCGCGCGCTGGCCGAGCTGAACCGGGTGACCCGGCCGGGCGGCCGGATCGCGGTGACGGTGTGGTGCGTGCCGGCCGGGAGCGGGCAGGCCCTGCTGGGACGGGCGACCGAGGCCGCCGGCGTGCGGCGCCCACCCCACCGAGCGGTGCTGCCGCCCGAGACCGACTTCCCGCGCACCGAGCGGGGCCTGCTGGACCTCCTGCCGGCCGCCGGCCTCGCCCGCCCGTCCTGCCGCACCCTCGCCTGGGACCATCTGACCTCCGCCGGGCAGTGGTGGCAGGGCGCGGCGTCGGGCGTCGGCTTCACCGGTCACCTCATCGCCGCCCAACCGGCCGCGACCCGGGCGGAGATCAAACGGCACTTCGATCTGCTCAGTGCGGGGTTCACCACTCCCGACGGTCGGCTCGCCCTCCCGCACCAGGCCCTGCTCGCCGGCGCGACCGCCCAGCCGGGACCCGTACCGGTACCCCGGACCGGTTGA
- a CDS encoding VOC family protein, which produces MACRIGELVLGCRDPEVLARFWCEVLDFVVLDREDDGSVEIGPREGFGGPQPTIFLSRRDEPEPGKSRLHIDVNATDRDQDAELERLLGLGARPADIGQTGEESWHVLTDPEGNEFCLLKARLNPL; this is translated from the coding sequence ATGGCGTGTCGTATCGGTGAACTCGTGCTGGGTTGCCGCGACCCCGAGGTGCTGGCGCGGTTCTGGTGCGAGGTCCTGGACTTCGTCGTGCTCGATCGCGAGGACGACGGCTCGGTGGAGATCGGGCCGCGCGAAGGGTTCGGCGGTCCGCAGCCGACGATCTTCCTCAGCCGCAGGGACGAGCCGGAGCCGGGGAAGTCCCGGCTGCACATCGACGTCAACGCCACCGACCGGGATCAGGACGCCGAGCTCGAACGCCTGCTGGGGCTGGGCGCGCGCCCGGCCGACATCGGCCAGACGGGGGAGGAGTCGTGGCATGTCCTGACCGACCCCGAGGGCAATGAGTTCTGCCTGCTCAAGGCGCGCCTCAACCCCCTGTGA
- a CDS encoding alcohol dehydrogenase catalytic domain-containing protein, whose protein sequence is MRAAVATGVHEPLALTTRDVPEPGPGELLVKVTACGICYSDLNLLKGEYPFAAFPVVPGHEISGVVAALGPGVSRPEVGTAVGGQFLHDSDGHCDYCARGEPILCPRKRITGVVVDGGYAEYTVLKEGFATPLPAGLDPVAAAPLMCAGLTAFNGLRQGGATASSRVAVVGAGGIGALAIRYAVAMGARVAVVARSRRGEDAAKALGAELFVATDDQDPGETLRAWDGGADVVLNAAPSNAPAVAAMSGLAPDGTLVLCGYNTEPFSPPAQLMILNRLHIVANPSGSPHDLRDTLAFSAQHGILPEISTVDLEQAPSVLDAMDAGTAHGRSVITFT, encoded by the coding sequence ATGCGTGCCGCTGTTGCGACAGGAGTTCACGAACCGCTCGCCCTCACCACGCGTGACGTCCCCGAACCCGGACCCGGCGAGCTGCTGGTGAAGGTCACCGCGTGCGGCATCTGCTACTCGGACCTCAACCTCCTCAAGGGCGAGTACCCGTTCGCCGCGTTCCCGGTCGTCCCCGGGCACGAGATCAGCGGGGTGGTGGCGGCGCTCGGCCCGGGGGTGAGCCGGCCCGAGGTCGGGACGGCTGTGGGGGGCCAGTTCCTCCACGACTCGGACGGGCACTGCGACTACTGTGCGCGCGGCGAGCCGATCCTGTGCCCGCGCAAGCGGATCACCGGGGTGGTGGTCGACGGCGGGTACGCCGAGTACACCGTCCTCAAGGAGGGGTTCGCCACGCCCCTTCCGGCGGGCCTCGACCCGGTCGCCGCCGCACCGCTGATGTGTGCGGGTCTGACCGCCTTCAACGGCCTGCGGCAGGGCGGGGCGACCGCCTCGTCGAGGGTCGCCGTGGTCGGTGCCGGCGGCATCGGCGCCCTGGCGATCCGCTACGCCGTGGCGATGGGCGCCCGCGTCGCGGTGGTCGCCCGGTCGCGGCGCGGTGAGGACGCCGCCAAGGCACTGGGCGCGGAGCTGTTCGTGGCCACCGACGACCAGGACCCCGGCGAGACCCTGCGGGCGTGGGACGGCGGCGCGGACGTCGTCCTGAACGCGGCACCCTCCAACGCGCCCGCCGTCGCGGCGATGAGCGGGCTGGCGCCCGACGGCACTCTCGTACTGTGCGGCTACAACACGGAACCCTTCTCCCCGCCCGCCCAGTTGATGATCCTCAACCGGCTGCACATCGTGGCGAACCCGTCCGGCTCGCCCCATGACCTGCGGGACACCCTGGCGTTCTCCGCACAGCACGGCATCCTCCCCGAGATCAGCACCGTCGACCTCGAACAGGCGCCGTCCGTGCTCGACGCGATGGACGCGGGCACCGCCCACGGGCGCAGCGTCATCACCTTCACCTGA
- a CDS encoding MFS transporter: MPDERTSAGVEPVVPARLVVVTMAAAVFLLSMIQTLVVPVLPEIGTQLGASATAVGWVTTSTMLTASAVTPLLGRLGDVFGHRRVILAALVVTLAGSVLAAVTHSIELLIAGRVLQGASFGLFPLAISVLRQALPKEKLTGAMAITASALGVGSGIALVATGLLTQGGADYRRIFWLCVGMTLVVLVLSAIAIPRLPGQGGRVDYRGAAVLGVGLVCLLLPLSQGHAWGWGSVKVIGLFVAAVVILAGFIVLQRRTREPLVAFALLVRRPVLATNLAALCIGFAMFSVFLGITYFVETPDAVAGYGFTASILRTSVVFMLPGAIVSMFTGPLAGRLVARIGPRLVLLLACVIGLVGMALLAVLHDTTAEVIVGVIICNAAIAVAYASMPTLLVMNVGPHETGVANSINSIMRTVGGAIGSALVVTILASQVATHRLPTGPVSLPTESAFVWTFGLGGAFFLLAALLALFGIPRTSSSRLTPTEEREEEALSLAGEFASSSIDLREASPERG, translated from the coding sequence ATGCCTGATGAACGAACCTCGGCCGGGGTCGAACCAGTGGTCCCGGCGCGCCTCGTCGTCGTGACCATGGCGGCGGCGGTCTTCCTTCTCTCCATGATCCAGACGCTCGTGGTCCCGGTGCTGCCGGAGATCGGTACGCAACTGGGCGCGTCGGCCACCGCCGTCGGGTGGGTCACCACCTCGACCATGCTCACCGCCTCCGCCGTGACGCCCCTGCTGGGCCGGCTCGGCGACGTCTTCGGGCACCGTCGGGTGATCCTCGCGGCGCTGGTCGTGACGCTGGCCGGCAGCGTCCTGGCGGCGGTCACGCACAGCATCGAGCTGCTGATCGCCGGGCGCGTCCTGCAGGGCGCGAGCTTTGGACTCTTCCCCCTCGCGATCAGCGTCCTGCGCCAGGCGCTGCCGAAGGAGAAGCTGACCGGCGCGATGGCGATCACCGCCTCCGCGCTGGGCGTCGGCAGCGGAATCGCCCTCGTCGCGACCGGCCTGCTGACACAAGGCGGCGCCGACTACCGGCGGATCTTCTGGCTCTGCGTCGGTATGACCCTGGTGGTGCTCGTGCTCTCCGCGATCGCGATCCCGCGGCTGCCCGGCCAGGGCGGCCGGGTCGACTACCGCGGGGCCGCGGTCCTGGGCGTCGGGCTCGTCTGCCTGCTCCTGCCGCTGTCCCAGGGGCACGCGTGGGGCTGGGGCTCGGTCAAGGTCATCGGGCTCTTCGTCGCCGCGGTCGTCATCCTGGCCGGCTTCATCGTCCTGCAGCGCCGTACCCGCGAACCCCTCGTCGCGTTCGCCCTGCTGGTCCGCCGGCCCGTCCTCGCGACCAACCTGGCCGCGCTGTGCATCGGCTTCGCGATGTTCAGCGTCTTCCTCGGGATCACCTACTTCGTGGAGACCCCGGACGCGGTCGCCGGGTACGGCTTCACCGCGTCGATCCTGCGCACCAGCGTCGTCTTCATGCTCCCCGGTGCGATCGTCTCGATGTTCACCGGACCGCTGGCCGGCCGTCTCGTCGCCCGAATAGGCCCGCGACTGGTCCTGCTGCTGGCCTGCGTCATCGGGCTGGTCGGCATGGCGCTGCTGGCCGTGCTCCACGACACGACCGCCGAGGTCATCGTCGGAGTCATCATCTGCAACGCGGCCATCGCCGTCGCGTACGCGTCGATGCCGACGCTCCTGGTCATGAACGTGGGCCCGCACGAGACCGGGGTCGCCAACTCGATCAACTCCATCATGCGCACCGTGGGCGGCGCCATCGGCAGCGCGCTCGTCGTCACGATCCTCGCGAGCCAGGTCGCCACCCACCGCCTGCCCACCGGGCCGGTCTCGCTCCCCACCGAGAGCGCCTTCGTCTGGACCTTCGGCCTGGGCGGTGCCTTCTTCCTGCTCGCCGCGCTGCTGGCCCTCTTCGGCATTCCCCGCACCAGCAGCAGCCGGCTCACCCCCACCGAGGAACGCGAGGAGGAGGCGCTGAGTCTCGCCGGCGAGTTCGCGTCCTCCTCGATCGACCTGCGCGAGGCATCCCCCGAGCGCGGCTGA
- a CDS encoding TetR/AcrR family transcriptional regulator, whose amino-acid sequence MASDTGVRPARRRGRPSKGEMREERILDATRRLVGERSMADITIDEIAAAAGISRTSFYFYFPTKQAVLAALMDQVWERLGQTHVWFGSSGPSPDELGEQLRRVAGIWQENSRVLACAMPSGFAGGYPPMEELMGRAKQRFVDGVAEKIRRDRTAGHAPEGIDAAVLARMVSVVRDHRLAEIVELPEDERERAVDDLAGVILRMIY is encoded by the coding sequence ATGGCATCAGACACCGGCGTCCGTCCGGCCAGGCGGCGCGGCCGGCCGAGCAAGGGCGAGATGCGCGAGGAGCGGATTCTCGACGCGACGCGGCGCCTGGTCGGCGAGCGCTCGATGGCCGACATCACCATCGACGAGATCGCCGCCGCGGCCGGCATCTCCCGGACCAGCTTCTACTTCTACTTCCCGACCAAGCAGGCGGTGCTCGCCGCGCTGATGGACCAGGTGTGGGAACGCCTCGGCCAGACGCACGTGTGGTTCGGCAGCAGCGGTCCCAGCCCGGACGAACTGGGCGAACAGCTCCGGCGAGTGGCCGGGATCTGGCAGGAGAACAGCAGGGTCCTCGCCTGCGCCATGCCCAGCGGGTTCGCCGGCGGTTACCCCCCGATGGAAGAGCTCATGGGCCGCGCGAAGCAGCGGTTCGTGGACGGCGTCGCGGAGAAGATCCGGCGCGACCGGACTGCCGGGCACGCCCCCGAAGGCATCGACGCCGCCGTACTCGCACGCATGGTGTCGGTCGTGCGCGACCACAGGCTCGCGGAGATCGTCGAACTGCCCGAGGACGAACGGGAACGCGCCGTTGACGACCTGGCCGGGGTGATCCTCCGGATGATCTACTGA
- a CDS encoding NADPH-dependent F420 reductase, with protein MDITIVGAGKMARGIGTRALAGGHRVRLVDSTRAKADALAADLGEGASGADFDALDGADIVVLAVPFEAAKTVAREHAQALAGKVVVDICNPVNFSTFDSLVTPPGEAAVSLIAAEAPRARFVKAFNTTFSTALVAGEVGGLPLDVFIATDDDAARSAVTELVSSGGLRPVDAGPLRRALELEAFQFLHMTLQDRLGLNWSSAIKILP; from the coding sequence ATGGACATCACGATCGTCGGCGCGGGCAAGATGGCCCGCGGCATCGGCACGCGCGCCCTGGCGGGCGGCCATCGGGTCCGCCTCGTGGACAGCACCCGGGCCAAGGCGGACGCTCTCGCCGCCGACCTCGGCGAGGGTGCGAGCGGCGCCGACTTCGACGCGCTGGACGGCGCCGACATCGTCGTGCTCGCCGTGCCGTTCGAGGCGGCGAAGACCGTGGCCCGCGAGCACGCACAGGCCCTCGCGGGCAAGGTCGTGGTGGACATCTGCAACCCCGTGAACTTCTCCACCTTCGACTCGCTCGTCACCCCGCCCGGCGAGGCCGCCGTCTCCCTGATCGCGGCCGAGGCGCCGCGGGCCCGCTTCGTCAAGGCGTTCAACACGACCTTCTCGACCGCGCTGGTGGCGGGCGAGGTGGGCGGGCTGCCCCTGGACGTCTTCATCGCGACGGACGACGACGCGGCGCGGTCCGCCGTCACCGAACTCGTCAGCAGCGGCGGACTTCGCCCCGTCGACGCGGGCCCCCTGCGCCGGGCCCTGGAACTGGAGGCGTTCCAGTTCCTGCACATGACGCTCCAGGACCGGCTCGGCCTGAACTGGTCCAGCGCGATCAAGATCCTGCCGTAG
- a CDS encoding putative protein N(5)-glutamine methyltransferase, whose amino-acid sequence MSEPLARSPRPLWPHTDDVVTALRTAGCVFAEEEASLLLAAARTPDELTAMVARRAGGLPLEHVVGWAEFAGLRIEVDAGVFVPRRRTEFLVARAAALLRPGAVVLDLCCGSGAVGAALAAAVPGVELHAADLDPAAVRCARRNLPGAGGRVYEGDLFAPLPADLRGRVDVLAANVPYVPTGDIPLLPSEARDHEAPLALDGGADGLDLLRRVARSARAWLAPGGTLLSETSEPQVPPALRALRAGGFTATTAHDADLDATVLMATRE is encoded by the coding sequence ATGTCGGAACCCCTCGCCCGCTCCCCGCGACCGCTGTGGCCGCACACCGACGACGTCGTCACCGCACTGCGCACCGCCGGGTGCGTCTTCGCCGAGGAAGAGGCGAGCCTGCTCCTCGCGGCCGCCCGGACCCCGGACGAGCTGACCGCGATGGTGGCGCGGCGCGCCGGCGGGCTGCCCCTCGAACACGTCGTCGGCTGGGCCGAGTTCGCGGGGTTGCGGATCGAGGTCGACGCCGGCGTGTTCGTGCCGCGCCGGCGTACCGAGTTCCTCGTCGCCCGCGCCGCCGCCCTGCTGCGCCCGGGCGCGGTGGTGCTGGACCTGTGCTGCGGGTCCGGAGCGGTCGGCGCCGCGCTCGCCGCGGCCGTCCCCGGGGTGGAACTGCACGCGGCCGACCTCGACCCCGCGGCCGTACGGTGCGCCCGCCGCAACCTGCCGGGCGCGGGCGGGCGGGTGTACGAAGGGGACCTCTTCGCGCCGCTCCCCGCCGACCTGCGCGGGCGGGTGGACGTGCTCGCCGCCAACGTCCCCTACGTCCCCACCGGCGACATCCCCCTCCTCCCGTCCGAGGCGCGCGACCACGAGGCGCCGCTCGCGCTCGACGGCGGCGCCGACGGGCTCGACCTGCTGCGCCGCGTCGCCCGCTCCGCTCGCGCCTGGCTCGCCCCCGGCGGCACGCTGCTCTCCGAGACCAGCGAGCCGCAGGTTCCCCCCGCCCTGCGGGCCCTGCGCGCCGGCGGCTTCACCGCGACCACGGCCCACGACGCCGACCTGGACGCCACGGTCCTGATGGCGACCCGGGAGTAG
- a CDS encoding glycoside hydrolase family 2 protein, whose translation MKDITPVADGWELRLPDRGSVPAQVPGCVHTDLMAAGVIPDPYLDRNETEVAWVGRADWTYETALPPLDGPGHERTDLVFDGLDTVAEVRLGGRVLGTTRNMHRGYRFDVTGRPDATGGTPLAVAFTSAYTEAERVRALVGDRPNAYPEPFQYLRKMACSFGWDWGPTLVTAGIWKQVRVERWSTARLARVIPLATVDAGTGRVEARIDLERTPSGTARPLTVRLRVGDTVTETTAAPGTDHLTVACDVPDARLWWPRGYGEQPLYDCEVTVLDGADPLDAWQRRIGFRTVELDTAPDAHGSAFTLVVNGTALFARGVNWIPDDVFPSRIDARRYRTRLGQAVDAGVDLVRVWGGGIYESDDFYDACDELGLLVWQDFLFACAAYPEEQPLRAEVEAEARENVARLAPHPSLVLWNGNNENLWGFRDWEWEPELATDSWGEGYYLGVLPRIVSETDPTRPYWPGSPWSGSWQHHPNDPDHGTAHSWDVWNRTDYTEYRDSVPRFVAEFGWQAPPAHATVRRAIGDEPLAPDSPGMLHHQKAGDGNGKLERGLARHFPVPADFDTWHYLTQVNQARAVATGVEHWRSHWPRCAGTIVWQLNDCWPVTSWAAIDGDGRPKPLHHELKRLYADRLLTFQERDGALVLAVVNQAGQEWSDGVLLRRVSVDGEVLAEARVPFTAAARTVADLPVPEQLRPAAGSTTQLLTADADADPDAGSGADGLRAYWFPARDKDFAYPRPRWDLELDVRGDGAGGPERAAPAVEITVTARTLLRDLLLQADRLGPAATADRGLTTLLPGERATITVHGWPHPTAEAATAALHTVNAAVVR comes from the coding sequence ATGAAGGACATCACGCCGGTCGCCGACGGCTGGGAGCTGCGCCTTCCCGACCGCGGCAGCGTGCCCGCGCAGGTGCCCGGCTGCGTGCACACCGACCTGATGGCCGCCGGGGTGATCCCCGACCCGTATCTCGACCGCAACGAGACCGAGGTGGCCTGGGTCGGCCGCGCGGACTGGACGTACGAAACGGCGCTGCCGCCACTCGACGGGCCCGGCCACGAGCGCACCGACCTGGTCTTCGACGGGCTCGACACCGTCGCCGAGGTGCGGCTCGGCGGGCGCGTGCTCGGCACCACCCGCAACATGCACCGCGGCTACCGCTTCGACGTCACCGGCCGGCCGGACGCCACCGGCGGCACCCCGCTGGCCGTCGCCTTCACCTCCGCCTACACCGAGGCCGAACGGGTCCGCGCCCTGGTCGGCGACCGGCCGAACGCCTACCCCGAGCCGTTCCAGTACCTGCGCAAGATGGCCTGCTCCTTCGGCTGGGACTGGGGGCCGACGCTGGTCACCGCCGGGATCTGGAAGCAGGTGCGCGTCGAGCGCTGGTCCACCGCCCGGCTCGCCCGGGTGATCCCGCTGGCCACCGTCGACGCGGGCACCGGCCGGGTCGAGGCGCGGATCGACCTGGAACGCACCCCCTCCGGCACGGCACGGCCGCTGACCGTACGGCTGCGGGTCGGCGACACCGTCACCGAGACCACCGCCGCGCCCGGCACCGACCACCTCACGGTCGCCTGCGACGTGCCCGACGCCCGGCTGTGGTGGCCGCGCGGCTACGGCGAACAGCCGCTGTACGACTGCGAGGTGACCGTCCTGGACGGCGCCGACCCGCTCGACGCGTGGCAGCGGCGGATCGGCTTCCGCACCGTCGAGCTGGACACCGCGCCCGACGCGCACGGATCGGCGTTCACCCTGGTGGTGAACGGCACCGCGCTCTTCGCGCGCGGCGTGAACTGGATTCCCGACGACGTCTTCCCCAGCCGGATCGACGCGCGGCGCTACCGGACCCGGCTGGGGCAGGCCGTCGACGCGGGCGTGGACCTGGTCCGGGTGTGGGGCGGCGGGATCTACGAGAGCGACGACTTCTACGACGCCTGCGACGAGTTGGGGCTGCTGGTCTGGCAGGACTTCCTCTTCGCGTGCGCGGCCTACCCCGAGGAGCAGCCGCTGCGCGCCGAGGTCGAGGCGGAGGCGCGGGAGAACGTGGCCCGCCTCGCCCCGCACCCCTCGCTGGTGCTGTGGAACGGCAACAACGAGAACCTGTGGGGCTTCCGCGACTGGGAGTGGGAGCCGGAACTGGCCACCGACTCCTGGGGCGAGGGCTACTACCTCGGCGTGCTGCCGCGGATCGTGTCCGAGACCGACCCGACCCGCCCGTACTGGCCCGGCAGCCCCTGGTCCGGCTCCTGGCAGCACCACCCCAACGACCCCGACCACGGCACCGCCCACTCCTGGGACGTGTGGAACCGCACCGACTACACCGAATACCGCGACAGCGTCCCGCGCTTCGTCGCCGAGTTCGGCTGGCAGGCCCCGCCCGCCCACGCCACCGTCCGCCGCGCGATCGGCGACGAGCCGCTCGCACCCGACTCGCCCGGCATGCTGCACCACCAGAAGGCCGGCGACGGCAACGGCAAGCTCGAACGGGGCCTGGCCCGCCACTTCCCGGTCCCGGCCGACTTCGACACCTGGCACTACCTCACCCAGGTCAACCAGGCCCGGGCCGTCGCCACCGGCGTCGAGCACTGGCGCTCGCACTGGCCGCGCTGCGCCGGCACGATCGTCTGGCAGCTCAACGACTGCTGGCCGGTGACCTCGTGGGCCGCGATCGACGGCGACGGCCGGCCCAAGCCGCTCCACCACGAGCTGAAGCGGCTCTACGCCGACCGGCTGCTGACCTTCCAGGAGCGGGACGGCGCCCTGGTGCTCGCAGTGGTCAACCAGGCCGGGCAGGAGTGGTCCGACGGAGTGCTGCTGCGCCGCGTCTCGGTCGACGGCGAGGTGCTCGCCGAGGCCCGGGTGCCGTTCACCGCGGCCGCCCGCACCGTCGCAGACCTCCCGGTCCCCGAGCAGCTCCGGCCCGCGGCCGGCAGCACGACACAACTCCTCACCGCCGATGCGGATGCCGATCCCGATGCGGGCTCCGGCGCCGACGGGCTGCGCGCGTACTGGTTCCCCGCCCGCGACAAGGACTTCGCGTACCCGCGACCGCGCTGGGACCTGGAGCTGGATGTCCGCGGGGACGGCGCCGGCGGTCCGGAGCGGGCCGCGCCCGCGGTCGAGATCACCGTCACCGCCCGCACGCTGCTGCGCGACCTGCTGCTGCAGGCAGACCGGCTCGGCCCGGCCGCGACCGCCGACCGCGGCCTGACCACGCTGCTGCCCGGCGAGCGCGCCACCATCACCGTGCACGGCTGGCCGCACCCCACCGCCGAGGCCGCGACCGCCGCCCTGCACACCGTCAACGCGGCGGTCGTACGGTAG